A stretch of the Teretinema zuelzerae genome encodes the following:
- a CDS encoding methyl-accepting chemotaxis protein: MFKKSAAVACFGLCALFCSANLIANDFWLEPDGWMARESEADSQAARLTGSLEGFAPHGGGNIPRSGTVSDRRVEFIREVSIDRPREGRNVALFVSAGDYPIDFYFNGVLIGRVGHHGDYYNSSVYHASRFIIDGDLITGRDMLVAEVFPQYEVTPLPVMKIGDWNELGGEVYIRNLLNIGLIQASVSFALVLAAFFLLLYVMGSRERRYVWFILICLAFAASYFNMAAYHDGRLMHFLDQVSRCGLPLTILFLLGFAFEIADFKPKRKSVRIGLHAAVVAPVLASCLATILSHDKESLYVPFAQYTTGMLLPFLLLLTLGVLIAALFRRPGPDTIGAFCGFLAIVAASVHDLLVSMAGTLPLCWLVPYGYMGFVLSIFFILALDQTAVLKKTRKQALIMEGQHEALSNVVSDLTQVSEGLVSSSATLANTMSETLSTVERYSSENRACLDAFAQQAESVERQIDKITKRLLESSSRVPEAIAIQTRSAKEVTSSLQQLGERVSGSLDSVEQTTGFISALASEADASKRVVQSSREALGKVEATAARVQGILTSIADLSEQTNVLSINAAIESARYGNAGKGFAVIAQEIRKFANQSQDNVRESFSGVQEMSDALAETLKTHEAVQQALDEIIRKSHQAASQSASVNKLVQEQEAESRVMEQSAGRMLQETDILENLSKEERGMNEELQRTLQEIARNFERIRESLESQSGMKDVLFNAIGQMRTIMEINSANIDRLKQSIEKAQSANTLG; this comes from the coding sequence ATGTTCAAAAAATCAGCGGCTGTTGCGTGTTTCGGGCTGTGCGCCCTTTTTTGTTCGGCGAATTTGATCGCGAACGATTTCTGGCTTGAACCCGACGGGTGGATGGCGCGCGAAAGCGAGGCGGATTCTCAAGCCGCCCGCCTCACCGGCTCCCTTGAGGGCTTCGCTCCGCACGGCGGCGGCAACATTCCCCGCTCCGGTACGGTTTCGGACAGGCGCGTCGAGTTTATCAGAGAGGTTTCGATCGACCGGCCCCGGGAAGGGCGCAACGTCGCGCTTTTCGTCAGCGCGGGAGATTATCCCATCGATTTTTACTTTAACGGAGTGTTGATCGGCAGGGTCGGACATCACGGCGACTACTACAATTCTTCCGTGTACCACGCGTCGCGCTTCATCATCGACGGGGACCTGATCACCGGCCGGGACATGCTGGTGGCGGAGGTGTTTCCCCAGTACGAGGTGACTCCGCTTCCGGTGATGAAGATCGGCGACTGGAACGAACTGGGCGGTGAAGTCTATATCCGCAATCTTCTGAACATCGGTCTGATTCAGGCGTCTGTCTCCTTCGCCCTCGTGCTGGCGGCGTTTTTCCTTCTGCTCTACGTCATGGGCTCGCGGGAGCGGCGGTACGTCTGGTTCATTCTTATCTGCCTCGCCTTCGCCGCTTCTTACTTTAATATGGCGGCGTATCACGACGGCCGCCTTATGCACTTCCTCGATCAGGTTTCGCGCTGCGGACTCCCGCTGACGATACTGTTTCTGCTGGGCTTCGCCTTCGAGATCGCGGATTTCAAACCCAAGCGGAAGAGCGTACGGATCGGCCTTCATGCAGCGGTCGTCGCGCCGGTGCTGGCCTCCTGTCTTGCAACCATCTTGTCGCACGACAAGGAAAGCCTCTATGTTCCTTTCGCCCAGTACACGACCGGCATGCTGCTTCCGTTTTTGCTGTTGCTTACGCTCGGCGTGCTGATCGCAGCTCTTTTCCGCAGGCCCGGCCCCGATACGATCGGCGCCTTCTGCGGCTTTCTGGCGATAGTCGCCGCGAGCGTCCACGATCTGCTCGTCTCGATGGCAGGCACGCTGCCGCTGTGCTGGCTGGTTCCCTACGGCTACATGGGCTTCGTGCTCTCCATCTTCTTTATTCTGGCTCTCGACCAAACCGCTGTTCTAAAAAAGACCCGGAAGCAGGCCCTTATCATGGAAGGCCAGCACGAGGCTCTTTCCAACGTGGTTTCCGATTTGACCCAAGTATCCGAGGGCCTCGTGTCGTCCTCCGCAACGCTGGCGAATACGATGTCGGAGACGCTGTCCACGGTCGAGCGGTACAGCAGCGAAAACCGTGCCTGTCTCGACGCCTTCGCCCAGCAGGCGGAGTCGGTCGAGCGGCAGATCGATAAAATCACGAAGCGGCTGTTGGAGTCGTCATCGCGGGTTCCGGAGGCTATCGCGATTCAGACGCGCTCGGCGAAAGAGGTTACCTCTTCGCTACAGCAGCTGGGCGAACGGGTGAGCGGCAGCCTCGATTCGGTCGAGCAGACGACGGGCTTCATATCAGCCCTCGCCTCCGAAGCCGACGCGAGCAAGCGGGTTGTGCAAAGTTCCCGCGAAGCGCTCGGAAAGGTCGAGGCGACTGCCGCCCGGGTTCAGGGCATTTTGACTTCGATCGCGGATTTGAGCGAGCAGACGAACGTGCTTTCCATAAACGCGGCGATCGAGTCCGCGCGGTACGGGAACGCTGGAAAGGGCTTCGCCGTCATCGCGCAGGAGATCAGAAAGTTCGCGAACCAGTCGCAGGACAACGTGCGCGAAAGCTTTTCCGGCGTGCAGGAGATGAGCGACGCGCTGGCGGAAACCCTGAAAACCCACGAGGCCGTTCAGCAGGCCCTGGACGAAATCATCAGAAAGTCGCATCAGGCCGCGTCCCAGTCGGCCTCGGTCAATAAGCTCGTCCAGGAGCAGGAAGCGGAAAGCCGCGTCATGGAGCAGAGCGCCGGCAGGATGCTCCAGGAAACCGATATTCTGGAAAACCTTTCGAAGGAAGAGCGGGGCATGAACGAGGAGCTGCAGCGGACGCTGCAGGAGATCGCCCGCAATTTCGAGCGGATTCGGGAAAGCCTTGAAAGCCAGAGCGGAATGAAGGACGTCCTCTTTAACGCAATCGGACAAATGCGTACAATAATGGAAATTAACTCGGCCAATATCGACAGGCTGAAGCAGAGCATCGAAAAGGCCCAGAGCGCGAATACCCTGGGCTAA
- a CDS encoding type II toxin-antitoxin system VapC family toxin: MIAVLDASAAIEVALNNEYAAVFREALSTADIVIAPDTYPSEITNVFWKYARFSEIEQATCEKGIDYCLDLVDDYIVTKNICREVFLESINTRHSSYDVFYLVAARRHNAVLLTRDKQMIQIAKEFKIKVLAE, translated from the coding sequence ATGATCGCGGTGCTGGACGCGAGCGCGGCAATCGAAGTCGCGCTGAATAACGAGTACGCGGCAGTGTTTAGAGAAGCTCTGTCGACGGCCGATATCGTTATCGCTCCCGATACGTATCCCTCAGAGATAACCAATGTGTTTTGGAAATATGCGCGTTTCTCGGAAATAGAGCAGGCAACGTGCGAGAAGGGAATCGATTATTGTTTGGATCTTGTGGACGACTACATCGTTACTAAGAATATATGCAGAGAAGTATTTCTCGAATCTATAAATACGCGGCATTCATCGTACGATGTCTTTTATCTGGTTGCGGCGAGGCGCCATAACGCGGTGCTCCTGACACGGGACAAACAGATGATCCAGATAGCAAAAGAGTTTAAAATCAAGGTGCTTGCGGAATAA
- a CDS encoding glycoside hydrolase family 16 protein yields the protein MNKDCRLMKILGAIAVSAMLIGCSSVPAADESAGDGSASGETRVSVLEYPAKNPDVYEPGNGWTLSWSDEFEGTTLDENVWTRQKMMFPYNNELQRYTAAPETARVEDGNMILTVERIKEGSMRGSFTSARVISNPGGEDGNSAAEGKTFLYGKIAARIQVPYGRGLWPAFWMLGDNCSETGGDAAWPGAGEIDILESGSVKAPNYGQGTVSGALHHDPSPGNTRKQNLCLDSALVTLPNGELMGEKFRVYEIEWDKEKIVWKLDGVQFGEMSISEDTRDEFHKPFYVLFNVAVGGNFTVSPDETTVFPQYMYVDWIRHYTR from the coding sequence GTGAATAAGGACTGCAGGTTGATGAAAATTTTGGGCGCGATTGCCGTTTCGGCGATGCTGATCGGTTGTTCCTCTGTCCCCGCTGCGGACGAATCCGCCGGAGACGGATCCGCTTCGGGGGAAACCCGCGTGTCGGTTCTCGAGTACCCGGCTAAAAACCCGGACGTCTATGAGCCCGGAAACGGATGGACGCTTTCCTGGTCCGACGAGTTCGAGGGAACTACGCTCGACGAAAACGTATGGACCCGGCAGAAAATGATGTTTCCGTACAACAACGAGCTGCAGCGCTATACCGCTGCGCCTGAAACAGCCCGGGTGGAAGATGGCAACATGATATTGACCGTCGAGCGGATCAAGGAAGGCTCGATGCGGGGAAGCTTCACCTCCGCCCGGGTTATTTCTAATCCCGGCGGCGAAGACGGCAATTCCGCCGCCGAGGGAAAAACCTTCCTCTACGGAAAGATCGCCGCGCGCATCCAGGTTCCCTACGGGCGAGGCCTGTGGCCGGCTTTCTGGATGTTGGGAGACAACTGTTCGGAAACCGGCGGTGATGCCGCGTGGCCGGGAGCCGGTGAAATCGATATTCTCGAATCTGGAAGCGTGAAAGCGCCGAACTACGGCCAGGGAACGGTTTCCGGAGCCCTGCACCACGACCCGAGCCCGGGAAACACCCGCAAACAGAATCTTTGCCTCGACTCGGCCCTCGTAACCCTGCCGAACGGCGAACTGATGGGAGAGAAATTCCGCGTTTACGAAATAGAGTGGGACAAGGAAAAAATCGTGTGGAAGCTCGACGGCGTGCAGTTCGGCGAAATGTCCATTTCAGAAGACACCCGCGACGAATTCCACAAGCCATTCTACGTTCTGTTCAACGTCGCGGTGGGCGGAAACTTCACCGTAAGCCCCGACGAAACCACCGTATTCCCGCAATACATGTACGTCGACTGGATCCGCCACTACACTCGCTGA
- a CDS encoding LacI family DNA-binding transcriptional regulator: MPNQKDVAKLAGVSSASVSRYLADPENVGAVRGKRIQKAIDSLNYKVDTAAQALKTGKSHHISILIPGSAPFYWVIIQNIQQRLSESGYYSSVLFTRQYDQEIPISNAMVHRMLHSNQIEAFIHFPLSSEKDRILTNYIRRMHDNLLVVDDIPEDDRIPYLLFDNYGAGKLAAKEFAAKGHKKILLLTGDEFFRSSTDRTRGFLDGLREEGIEIHEDYILHASFTASVAFPLFINSVFPEFTAVLAPNDTTAIAFIRAAQMKGLRCPEDYQLISFDNNIEYAPYTTPSITSFNQPVHEAGIHAAELILDLIERKDVARETLYPLKLVKRESFH; the protein is encoded by the coding sequence ATGCCGAATCAAAAAGACGTTGCCAAACTTGCCGGGGTATCAAGCGCTTCCGTTTCGCGATACCTTGCCGATCCCGAGAACGTCGGAGCGGTGCGCGGCAAACGGATACAAAAAGCGATCGACTCGCTCAATTATAAGGTAGACACCGCCGCTCAGGCGCTGAAAACCGGCAAAAGCCATCACATCAGCATTTTAATTCCCGGTTCCGCGCCCTTCTACTGGGTCATCATCCAGAACATTCAACAGCGCCTCAGCGAGTCCGGCTACTACAGCAGCGTCCTGTTCACCCGCCAATACGACCAGGAAATTCCGATCAGCAACGCGATGGTCCACCGGATGCTGCATTCGAACCAGATCGAAGCCTTCATCCACTTTCCCCTCAGCTCGGAGAAGGACAGAATTCTCACCAACTACATCCGCCGGATGCACGACAATCTGCTCGTGGTCGACGACATCCCCGAGGACGACCGCATTCCCTACCTCCTGTTCGACAACTACGGAGCGGGAAAACTCGCGGCCAAGGAATTCGCCGCGAAGGGCCATAAAAAGATTCTACTCCTCACCGGAGACGAGTTCTTCCGCTCGAGCACTGACCGCACCAGGGGCTTTCTCGACGGCCTGCGCGAAGAAGGAATCGAGATCCACGAAGACTACATCCTCCACGCGAGCTTTACCGCTTCCGTGGCATTTCCCCTCTTTATCAACAGCGTGTTCCCGGAGTTCACGGCGGTGCTCGCGCCGAACGACACCACCGCGATAGCCTTCATCCGCGCGGCTCAAATGAAAGGCCTGCGCTGCCCGGAAGACTATCAGCTCATCAGCTTTGACAACAACATCGAATACGCGCCCTACACGACGCCCTCGATCACCAGCTTCAACCAGCCGGTTCACGAAGCGGGCATCCACGCCGCCGAGCTCATACTCGATCTGATCGAGCGCAAGGACGTCGCCCGCGAAACGCTCTACCCGCTAAAGCTGGTAAAGCGCGAATCCTTCCATTAA
- a CDS encoding glycoside hydrolase family 16 protein produces MYTFTFNENISRKGRAAAVSALALLSVFSLSCASGPKNAPLTPLTEPKELDFTNLVWSDEFDGETLNPDNWEIQLGDGTGYGLPSGWGNNEDQYYTDSPDNIRLENGELVITAKKQNFRGKKFTSARIRSKDKVDVLYGKIEARIKFPGGNGLWSAFWMLPTDNAYGAWAASGEIDIMEMFGSDPHLAVGTLHQGGVWPNNSYRNGFHRLPDGKLMTDDYHVYAVEWDPSSIRWYVDGVKYTEAPMDEWFTLNKAGTDVLDKPGAPFDQRFHLLLNFAINGSEKKRVDETTVIPADMRVDYVRIYR; encoded by the coding sequence ATGTATACGTTTACTTTTAATGAAAATATTTCACGGAAGGGGAGAGCCGCCGCGGTCTCAGCGCTTGCCCTTCTTTCCGTGTTCTCTCTCTCGTGCGCGTCCGGCCCGAAAAACGCGCCGCTGACGCCCCTGACCGAACCGAAGGAGCTGGATTTTACGAATCTGGTGTGGAGCGACGAATTCGACGGGGAAACCCTGAACCCGGACAACTGGGAAATCCAGCTCGGCGACGGCACAGGCTACGGCCTTCCGTCCGGCTGGGGCAACAACGAGGACCAGTATTACACAGACAGTCCCGATAACATCCGATTAGAAAACGGCGAACTGGTAATCACCGCGAAAAAACAGAATTTCCGCGGAAAGAAATTCACCTCGGCCCGCATTCGTTCAAAGGACAAGGTGGACGTTCTCTACGGAAAAATAGAAGCGCGCATTAAATTTCCGGGCGGAAACGGCTTGTGGAGCGCCTTCTGGATGCTTCCCACCGACAACGCGTACGGCGCCTGGGCGGCGAGCGGCGAAATAGACATTATGGAAATGTTCGGCTCCGATCCCCACCTGGCTGTCGGCACCCTGCACCAGGGCGGCGTGTGGCCCAACAACAGCTACCGGAACGGCTTCCACCGATTGCCCGACGGCAAGCTCATGACCGACGACTACCATGTCTACGCCGTCGAATGGGATCCGTCCTCGATCCGCTGGTACGTGGACGGCGTCAAATACACCGAAGCACCCATGGACGAATGGTTCACCCTCAATAAGGCCGGCACCGACGTTCTCGACAAACCCGGCGCCCCCTTCGACCAGCGCTTCCACCTCCTCCTCAACTTCGCGATAAACGGCTCGGAAAAGAAGCGCGTAGACGAAACGACCGTCATCCCCGCGGACATGAGAGTGGATTACGTGCGCATCTACCGGTAA
- a CDS encoding glycosyl hydrolase family 17 protein, with translation MKKIALTLMAASIALAAFTGCSQTGDDAGASGTTVKSLTVTPAEITDLQVSDTVTFTVKANLSDGTVKTVSRASSYGTSSHYTMEANILTATAEGSGTIAVTYEGAEVSVPYTVVDKYESLALVIPSLSGDTLTAEIGDSIPVTAVLTLKDGTTQNATPADGLSLSGPGFFVSADGEGLLLRAVDGGEGTLVATFKSKSASVAVSVPAYEFGSRRFIPDDVLALRAYSFSGYRTGQSPNDQIYPSVEELKEDLELMHKANIHFLRLYDTSIHAERSLEAMKATGHPFKVQLGVWIAGNDATHGTANWKQIDGAMALIAEYPELIASISVGNECMVDWNTWAWATPADMRKYIQFVRSNVSVPVTTDDNWEPFAAYDIKNDEGETGIIAKGVKIYRNGDASDPYQTEQVAKVVDYIALHTYPIADTPWGIWDWEQKDVAAGPARGVAMMDLAIKVAKKQYQAARDNLDAWGLTDMPLIIGETGWKHRDTNSWPGRSHPVNAKMYYDRMMDWVYGSGRAADQSDGPWACFYFEAFDEPWKQGDDGWGLFNVDREPTYTLWAQSDSDEFVRPADSPEYTDADVTYFGKE, from the coding sequence ATGAAAAAGATTGCGCTAACGCTAATGGCCGCGTCGATCGCCCTGGCGGCGTTCACCGGCTGTTCGCAGACGGGAGACGACGCAGGGGCGTCCGGCACGACAGTCAAGTCGCTGACGGTAACGCCGGCGGAAATAACCGATCTGCAGGTTTCCGATACGGTCACCTTCACCGTGAAGGCGAACCTCTCGGACGGGACGGTAAAAACAGTCAGCCGCGCCTCGTCCTACGGAACTTCGAGCCATTATACAATGGAAGCCAATATTCTTACCGCGACGGCGGAGGGAAGCGGCACGATCGCCGTAACCTACGAGGGAGCGGAAGTTTCCGTCCCCTACACCGTAGTGGATAAATACGAGAGCCTTGCGCTCGTCATTCCATCGCTCTCGGGCGATACGCTAACCGCGGAGATCGGCGATTCAATCCCCGTTACAGCGGTGCTTACCCTCAAGGACGGCACTACGCAGAACGCGACTCCGGCGGACGGCCTCTCGCTGAGCGGTCCCGGCTTTTTCGTCTCGGCCGACGGCGAGGGCTTATTGCTCCGCGCCGTTGACGGCGGAGAGGGCACCCTCGTCGCGACCTTTAAATCGAAGAGCGCGAGCGTAGCGGTGAGCGTTCCCGCCTACGAGTTCGGCTCAAGACGATTCATCCCAGACGACGTGCTCGCCCTGAGGGCCTACAGTTTTTCCGGTTACCGCACCGGCCAGTCTCCGAACGATCAAATATATCCCTCGGTCGAGGAACTCAAGGAAGATCTGGAGCTGATGCACAAGGCGAACATCCATTTTCTGCGCCTCTACGACACCAGCATCCACGCCGAGCGAAGCCTTGAGGCTATGAAGGCGACGGGACATCCGTTCAAGGTGCAGCTCGGCGTCTGGATCGCCGGAAACGACGCGACCCACGGAACGGCGAACTGGAAACAGATCGACGGAGCCATGGCGTTGATTGCCGAGTATCCGGAACTGATCGCGTCGATCAGCGTCGGAAACGAATGCATGGTAGACTGGAACACCTGGGCATGGGCGACCCCGGCGGACATGAGAAAATACATCCAGTTCGTCAGAAGCAACGTCTCCGTCCCCGTAACGACGGACGACAACTGGGAACCCTTCGCCGCGTACGATATCAAGAACGACGAGGGCGAAACCGGCATTATCGCGAAGGGAGTGAAAATATACCGGAACGGCGACGCGAGCGATCCGTATCAAACCGAACAGGTCGCGAAGGTTGTCGACTATATCGCGCTTCATACCTATCCCATCGCCGACACTCCCTGGGGAATCTGGGACTGGGAGCAGAAGGACGTAGCGGCAGGACCCGCGCGCGGAGTCGCGATGATGGATCTGGCGATCAAGGTCGCGAAGAAACAGTATCAGGCCGCCCGGGACAACCTCGATGCGTGGGGATTGACCGACATGCCCCTGATCATCGGCGAAACCGGCTGGAAGCACCGCGACACGAACAGCTGGCCCGGACGCTCGCATCCTGTAAACGCCAAAATGTACTACGACCGGATGATGGACTGGGTGTACGGCAGCGGCCGCGCCGCGGATCAGAGCGACGGACCCTGGGCATGCTTCTACTTTGAAGCCTTCGACGAACCCTGGAAACAGGGCGACGACGGATGGGGTCTCTTTAATGTAGACCGCGAACCGACCTACACGCTCTGGGCCCAAAGCGATTCCGACGAATTCGTGCGCCCCGCTGATTCCCCCGAGTATACCGACGCCGACGTGACGTACTTCGGAAAGGAATAA
- a CDS encoding glycoside hydrolase family 3 protein, translating to MKVDNRRKVRGLAGALASLAAVVFLVSCCASGASSGGKPAGQAKGAWSDASLPAESRAAELLKKMTLDEKIGQMTQADRQFLKSYADIARLHLGSLLSGGGSGPDENTAEAWADMYDEFQGYALKTRLGIPLVYGVDAVHGHNNVRGATIFPHNIGLGAANDPDLVERIARATAVEVAATGIDWNFAPCLTVPQDIRWGRTYEGYSENPEIVSVLGSAAVRGYQGTDLAARDTILATIKHFVADGGTFGGKDRGDAKISEEELRSIHLHPYFAAIGAGAGSLMPSFSSWNGVRMHAHGELLTGVLRGEMGFAGFTISDWAALDELGGTPEHRIALGINSGVDMVMVPEHYESFITTLKKLVKDGAVSEARVDEAVLRILTAKFKLGLFESPLAEREFLDRVGSPEHRAVAREAVRKSAVLLKNDGILPFKKENLKAILVTGPLADNLGAQCGGWTISWQGGNGPVTEGTTVLAALRAALPESVAIYDSLKAAEKAGAKIDVAVVVVGERPYAEWQGDTQNPALPPAHSELIETLSGQGLPVVTVLFSGRPLLAEREIAMSSAFLAAWLPGTEGAGLADLLLGDAKPTGKLSFSWPKTLAGIGAEGKKNEKPLFELGYGLSW from the coding sequence ATGAAAGTAGATAACAGGCGAAAAGTTCGCGGCCTTGCGGGCGCGCTGGCAAGTCTTGCGGCCGTTGTTTTTCTGGTAAGCTGCTGCGCCAGCGGAGCTTCGAGCGGCGGAAAGCCGGCCGGGCAGGCGAAGGGCGCGTGGAGCGACGCGAGTCTCCCCGCGGAATCTCGCGCGGCAGAGCTCCTGAAGAAAATGACGCTGGACGAGAAAATCGGCCAGATGACCCAGGCCGACCGCCAGTTTTTAAAAAGTTACGCCGATATTGCCCGTCTCCATCTGGGATCCCTGTTGTCGGGCGGCGGTTCCGGCCCCGACGAAAACACCGCCGAGGCCTGGGCCGACATGTACGACGAGTTCCAGGGCTATGCCCTGAAGACTCGTCTGGGCATACCTCTCGTCTACGGAGTGGACGCGGTCCACGGACACAACAACGTCCGCGGCGCGACGATATTCCCGCACAATATCGGGCTCGGAGCGGCGAATGATCCGGATCTGGTCGAGCGCATTGCAAGGGCGACCGCCGTGGAAGTGGCGGCGACCGGCATCGACTGGAACTTCGCTCCCTGCCTGACGGTTCCCCAGGACATCCGCTGGGGACGCACGTATGAAGGATACTCGGAGAATCCCGAGATCGTTTCCGTTTTGGGAAGCGCCGCCGTGCGCGGCTACCAGGGAACCGATCTTGCCGCCCGCGATACCATACTCGCGACCATCAAGCATTTCGTCGCGGACGGCGGAACCTTCGGCGGCAAGGACAGGGGCGACGCGAAGATATCGGAAGAAGAGTTGAGAAGCATACATCTGCATCCCTACTTCGCGGCCATCGGCGCGGGAGCGGGTTCTCTCATGCCGAGCTTCAGCAGCTGGAACGGCGTAAGAATGCACGCGCACGGCGAACTGTTGACCGGCGTGCTTCGCGGGGAAATGGGCTTTGCCGGCTTTACCATTTCGGACTGGGCAGCTCTGGACGAACTGGGCGGAACGCCTGAGCACCGGATCGCCCTCGGCATCAACTCCGGGGTCGACATGGTGATGGTTCCCGAACACTATGAATCCTTCATTACAACCCTGAAAAAGCTCGTCAAGGACGGAGCGGTATCCGAAGCGCGGGTCGACGAGGCTGTGCTCCGCATTCTTACCGCGAAATTCAAGCTCGGCCTTTTCGAGTCCCCCCTTGCCGAGCGGGAATTTCTCGACCGTGTCGGAAGCCCCGAACATCGCGCCGTCGCGCGCGAAGCGGTCCGAAAGAGCGCGGTTCTGTTAAAGAACGACGGCATCCTTCCCTTCAAGAAAGAAAACCTGAAGGCTATTCTGGTGACCGGACCATTGGCAGACAACCTCGGCGCGCAGTGCGGAGGCTGGACAATTTCCTGGCAGGGCGGAAACGGCCCGGTGACGGAAGGCACGACGGTTCTCGCGGCTTTGCGCGCGGCCCTTCCCGAGTCGGTCGCGATCTATGATTCCCTGAAGGCTGCGGAAAAGGCGGGAGCGAAAATCGATGTGGCCGTCGTAGTGGTCGGAGAGCGGCCGTATGCCGAATGGCAGGGCGACACTCAGAATCCCGCTCTTCCTCCAGCTCACTCCGAGCTGATCGAAACGCTTTCCGGTCAGGGGCTTCCGGTGGTTACCGTGCTCTTCTCCGGTCGTCCGCTGCTCGCCGAACGCGAAATCGCGATGTCGTCAGCCTTCCTGGCCGCCTGGCTTCCGGGAACAGAGGGCGCCGGTCTCGCGGACCTCCTTCTCGGCGACGCGAAACCGACCGGAAAACTGTCCTTCTCTTGGCCGAAGACTCTTGCGGGAATCGGCGCCGAGGGTAAAAAGAATGAAAAGCCCCTGTTCGAGCTCGGCTACGGGTTGAGCTGGTAA
- a CDS encoding carbohydrate ABC transporter permease, with the protein MYSKQQRLAPYLFLSPFFILFIVFGVFPIGYSIVMSFFKWTVTGAQEFRGFRNYVQLLTTDPFFKGSLWTTFLLLIFGSMLQHVFALPLAILLNSKKLKARGFFKTVYFLPYITSTVVIALVFTQLYDMNYGWLNFIIEKWFGGEKVRWLQEPAAIRASISIMVNWRFIGWNTVIYLAGLQAIDHQLYEAAEIDGAKPLQAHRLITLPLMIPIIFFGVSLSIIGGMQLFEEPFVLMRGYEQLGGPGKAGLTSAYYLLATGFHFNQFGKASAMAWILFVIIIALTLLNKFVTDRLQK; encoded by the coding sequence ATGTACAGTAAGCAGCAGCGTTTGGCTCCCTATCTTTTTTTGAGCCCGTTCTTCATTCTCTTTATCGTATTCGGCGTGTTTCCGATCGGCTATTCTATCGTCATGTCGTTCTTCAAGTGGACGGTTACCGGAGCGCAGGAATTCAGGGGCTTCAGGAACTACGTTCAGCTTTTAACCACCGATCCGTTCTTTAAAGGCTCTCTGTGGACGACCTTTCTTTTGCTGATTTTCGGTTCGATGCTTCAGCACGTTTTCGCTCTTCCTCTGGCGATTCTGCTCAACAGCAAAAAGCTGAAGGCCCGCGGTTTTTTCAAGACCGTGTACTTTCTTCCATACATAACGAGCACCGTCGTCATCGCCCTGGTGTTCACCCAGCTGTACGATATGAATTACGGCTGGCTCAATTTCATAATCGAAAAATGGTTCGGCGGCGAGAAGGTTCGCTGGCTTCAGGAGCCGGCCGCCATCCGCGCCAGCATTTCGATCATGGTGAACTGGCGGTTCATCGGATGGAACACCGTCATTTATTTGGCGGGTTTGCAGGCGATCGACCATCAGCTCTACGAAGCGGCGGAGATCGACGGAGCGAAGCCTCTTCAGGCTCACCGCCTCATCACGCTTCCCTTGATGATTCCGATCATCTTCTTCGGCGTATCGCTGAGCATCATCGGAGGCATGCAGCTGTTCGAAGAGCCCTTCGTTCTGATGCGCGGCTATGAACAGCTCGGCGGTCCGGGAAAAGCGGGGCTGACGAGCGCATACTACCTGCTCGCCACCGGATTCCACTTCAACCAGTTCGGCAAGGCGTCCGCCATGGCGTGGATTCTCTTCGTCATCATCATCGCGCTGACTCTTTTGAACAAGTTCGTAACCGACCGGCTGCAGAAATAG